From the Diadema setosum chromosome 3, eeDiaSeto1, whole genome shotgun sequence genome, the window GGTTAGGTCGGCCATTGACTACACACATAATGCACCTGTCCAGCACCCTATCCCAGTTAAACTTCCAAAAAATGACCTCTAACAAGATAGTCTAAAATGAACTTACATGGCCCGGTTCAACTTCAAGGCAGGTATTGCTGCATGCACATTTCACTCAGTAGAGATGGTAGTTGTACATCTCTACAGCAATCTGTGACGTAGTGACACAGAAAATACCGGTACTGTACATAAACTACATTCAGAATTCAGTTTGGGAGATTCGATGTGTTTATAGATCTATGACACAATGTGCGCTGACAAATTTTGCTAACCTAGCCTGAGTAGCCATAAAAATGATAACCTACAAATTAGCTACAGTGGAAAAATAAACAGTAGATAACCTACAAATTAGCTACAGTGGAAAATAAACAGTACACTTTTAATCCACCTATTCTTGCATTCCTTTATGGTACAAAGTGTACATCTgtctcagagactccaacccaaagcaccttctgatctggagattctcccgcctgaaacccctagcaaacgggagactccaacttgatgtgtgcgaagcgcgaagttcctagggttctagatgctctcttgtgctatctaaggcttattttttcaacatacgatagaaataagtaagaaatcccttccaacgggagacaaagagccagggcgggagaaattagatctcaaacgggagaacgggagattttgcaaaaataggttttcggcgggagatctcccgtcgaaaacgggagagttggagtctctgctgtCTAGAGTAGACCTGTATATAAGATAGCATTTTTCTGAGATGGGCCAACTGCAGCTGTACTGGAGCTCATGGTATGATTATGAATTGATTGGACACTTGTCTGATAATctatttctggttttttttCTAATGTCACAGCTGTCTTGCTGAACAGTCCAAGGTTGAGTTGCCATGACGACCACAGAGAACTCGCCCCTTGCTGCGGCACAACGCAGGGGCCTCTATGTTGCCGTGGCCGCAATCAGCCTGGAGGCTGGATTTACTGCTGCCGACAAAGACTGTCTTGAAACACTGACTGAAATGTTGCAGAGCTGTGAGTCACATATGGGGATAAGTTCTTCTGAATTGTCCTCTTTTGTATAGCCACCTTTCAATCAAAAGTCAGTCCAGTGTCCATACCACTAtctgctttaaatgaaaacaaaaatagtcaggttttcatttgtatacaaaatttcactaatgTTTTTTATATTCCTATTTTTACATAGTCAGAGCTTAACTGCTGAaggggaaataaaaaaaaaaaaatgtattgcttttacaatgtatacacctCGAGAAagagtttaaagaaaattttgCTCGccaaaggttaaaaaaaaaaaaaaatatttcacaatttttgtgtacaaatcaaGTGGAACACATCTACATTGCCTACTAACGACTTACGCCCTTAACTTTCAAAGTTCATGTTTTCTgtctatttttctcaaaattttcaacagTACACTTTAATAATctgtattttttctgttttcattgttttgattACTTTTTTGCCCTCTAAAGCCTGACAACCTGAATATGCAATTTTCTTTGAAAGCATAATTAGGCTGTCCATCATGATAACAAACTCACTTGCCCATCTGTCCTAAGCAACTGTAAAACCTGTTGATTGGGCAAGTAGACACAATTGGCAAAtaagatgtacaatgtaagtaaaaaaaaaatgcagcccTTCCAATACCTAAATGTGCAGTGGACAAGTTGAAATACACCCGTatatatacagtactgtatagtAAAACCCTGTACATTCAGTATTACTTGCACAAGCTAACCTTAATTTTGTCTGTGATAGTATGCAGCTGATGTTATATTGTGCCAGTGTCTTGGTCAGTACTCTCTGGCTGGACGTACTGGTCAAGTATTGGTTATTCTTCAGTCAAGCTTGCAGAGGCTTATTTTAAGTTACCCACTGTGAAATGCACTTCATGCCAGAATTTGTGCAAAGGAGTGAATGTgattatattgttattattttgtttgtttgttttttggctcaCAGACTACATTGTTGTTTTAGCATATTAGGAAATGCATGTCGTGTAAGGTCTTAAATGTTTTTAACCAATTTTCATGCCTGCCTGTTATGTGGAAAAGTCAGTattaataaagaaatatatgtagGATAATATACCTGATTTGAAAagattttctactttttttttggggggggggggtggtaaatgagtagttgaattaaagggatagtacagtattggtggacatgagaattgggcttttaactttttgcgagataccaagaaaacacttatgatatagtacagagcataccattttaagaggaattcaaagtttatttgatgaaaatcgggtttggaatgactgaaacatccaaaaacaaagtaaaacaaagcgatcgtaataaagtgtgggtcccacactttattagaatcgctcttttttggatatctcagccatttcaaaaccaattttcatcaaataatcgcTGAAttttctcatagaattacatgctctttcatatttcataagaggtttctcattatctcatcaaaaaatgttagaaacctgaaattaggtctcaaccaaaactgtacaatccctttaactttgtctcatcttatttatttctttttcttagtCATGATTATATAAGTAATCAGGTCTGGTCTAGAGGGTaaagatacagtgtactttgtCCCAATAATCTCCTTTTACCAAGTTTGCCCGATGAACTCTAGATAAAGTTTGATCCAGTTGACCAATGACCAGTTCTTTACCTGCTGATGTGATAGCTTCACGATTCCAGCTTGTCTGTACACCGTCCCATCAACTCCATGCACTTTATGAATACGTGTGTCTTTTCCCTGTCTTCTACACAGACATAACCGAACTAGCACAGAGCAGCAGGGCTTACAGCGAACTCGCCTGCAGAACACTCCCCATGGTAACGGACATCGCCATGGCAATATCCCAGATGGGCTCAGATGTCTCTGGCCTCATGAAGTATGCGAGAATGAAACCGAAGATAATGATCCCTAAACGTAAGTCTACTctctattaactctttatgtccGATGTTCGCATGCCCGACTCAGTCGATGGCATGCCAACTTctcatattctgctcaaatgcacaaacccgcccaaactgatcgataaatcaccaaatgGCACAAGACAATGAAAGTGTTTTTCGCGATTCCATTCCTCTCAGATGTTCTCTTTTgcatgtaaattctaagttttttCCACTGTATTGTGTGCAAAACCCATGCTTTCaaaatgtagctactggtcatttgaaagaaaaataatcaaagatttaacatacaatttacatcaaagcaaagcttgctattttctttacaacttTGTACACTACATGTCCAGTTCAACAGAAATCtgtaaaagttacatagatttgaaaaagagaatgttttctcaaagtttGACTACATTGGtatctcagaataatgtggcacacagggtgTTTCCACCATGGCccatcaagaattttacatggTCCATTTTTGTATTCGGTAAAacatacgtgtacattgtatggcaAGCATAGCAGGCCTCAAGCTACAGGTTGTAGGTAAGATGCACAGGGCTTAGAAAATAAATCAACGCACAACTTACTTTTTGATACAGGAAATCAGCAAATATTCCTAAATCAATAAGCCCTTGTATATTTTAGATGAATGTACAATCCTCTGTTATTGTATTGCCTGTGGTAAatctcaaaaagaaagaaacaatcaaGCAATGCATTACCTGCCTTACAGGGTACCTTTGATTAATCTTGGAAAAACTACACAGGTACTTGTACTGCAGGTCTTTCTAATGAATTATTTACTCACTTCAAATATTTATCAGTCCCCTCCCCTTaccacctcctccccccccccccaaaaaaaaaaaaaaaagaagaagaagaagaagaagaaaaaaaaaacaagcaaacaaacaaaacatacaaacaaacattgtacaaacaaacaagcagatgTACTGGTTTGAACGTCAAGTGACAAGATTCCAGTCCAGGAGTTGTGGAAAATGCTGAGTTACTCATTACTTACACGTACATTAATTTCCAGGTTTGCTCTGGCTTGGTGCTATGGTACACCATGTTACAACTTTATTCATGGGATAAATAATATTGCCTTTACACACAAGTGGCATTGGTAAGGGGCTGTCAGCCACAGGGAACCATTGGAAATATGTGTCTTTCAGAAAGAGACTGTCATGTTTGTGGCTATGCCTACAAACTTGTGCACATGGTTCTGTGATGAATTCTCAGTCCAGAATAGACTTGCAGAcatttgaaattgatataaatttaaGCTGCAATCATTGATTTTTCAATTGaagtttcaccatgatgaatgcTTGAAATCAACGAGCAGCCCTTCAGTAAGTTGTTGATCTAATGGTGTTTTACTATTTGTTATGTAAAATGTTCTTGAGAGCAGAGGACAAGCTGAGGCCGACCTCTGACCCCTCGGGTCTCCAGGTTGGTCAGAGGGTGAAGCACCCATCTTACATCCTAGACCATCTGCCTGTGTTTCCGGACGCTCACACCTACATAAGGACACCGGTACGATAAAAATCTTTTCatattaaaattgaaataataacaataaatctAGATGTATACAGCCCATGATAATCCAAAAGATTTCTCTGTGTGcttaccaaagacgcttaactaataagacacgaaagtgcgcgctaatcctgtacaaaacaaatggacagcgcgcggtcctcgagcctatacgcacatcacctgagacgcgctgccttgacgcttgataaacaacagcagcggcttcaggaacagcgcgtctcaggtgatgtgtgtctttgcctgagacgcgctgtcgttgaagatgttgttgttgtttatcaagcgtctttgattgtgagatcatgttgttgccaaatttttacctccacgaaataatccttattaatTTAAAATCTTGTTCTTCAGATTAATCCCCTTAATcaaaaaaaagctacgactataatttttaaatctttttaagataataaaaataccactaccttttgaaatgagtgatgttcctaagtgtactgagtttgtacttagctctcttttgtatcgtcatgtagggtagccattttgtgtccatttttatcgcgcgccttcgtatcttgttatctactatctttggtgcTTACATTAGTTCAGTCTTGTACaccagaaaacaaaaaatatatacaaaattttccaattttttctcttcttcaaaTTTCTTATTGTCAAATCAAAGCCATAATCAAagccccaaaacaaacaaagtcatcTTTGTAAAAGGGATGCAGATTTTCAGACTAGAAGAATTCCTCATCGATTATGCCCTAGAGTCGTAATTGTACAATGCTTGTTGTCTTTTATGAAATTTAAtataaaacaacacaaaacaaaaaccagattGACCCAATCTATCAGGGTGGTCAAAGAGGGTTTTGAGCATGTCGCTGCAACATGCTCCGTGCTGTGcaccaaatttcaagttgtggaccaccctgtTCCTTGCTAAAAAGTGAAATGTGCACAAAttctacacacatacattacCTGTGGACAGGCAACAAATGTGGTACATATAGGGTCAATTGCTGTAAATGCTATTTTACTTGTTATcatgttgtttttgctttgagTATCAGTTTTGGAAGAACAGTATCAAAAGTATACAATGAAGTTGTAAGTGTGACTTGTGTATTTATCCATGAACCAAGGAAGAATggaattaatttgtttttgtttttgtaccatTTTTATATTGAGGGAGGGGAAGGAATGTGAAAGAAAGGGACAGAGACATAGAAGTTTGTTGTTTTCCTTTCCAATGTTTCATTAAAGATGACTCTATCGCATTGTGCCATTCAGAACACTCATATACTGTAGCACAACAGATCTAGAATGATAATGCGAAAATATACCTTTCAAGCCAGCTTCGATTTGAGTGACTTTCATTTGTTTctcaattttcctttttttctttctgaataCATGTTTCTTGAAATAGACTTTCAAGCTGCAAGACATCAGTATGTAGCATAACGGATCTAGAATAAGAATGCGAAAATAGGATAATACCTTTCAAGCCAGGTGCCATTTGAGTGACTTTCATTtgttcttcaattttcttttttctttctgaatatGTGTTTCTGGGAAACAGACTTTCAAGCTGCAAGACAACGAATACAAGACGGTGAGGGAGAAAGCCGCCTCGCAGCGCCGCGATGTTGAGCGCGCCCTGACACGGTTTATCGCGAAGACGGGCGACACTCAGACCCTCTTCCCCGGTGACAGCAACCTGTTTCCACGTAAGTATTTCTGGCCACTGGACACAGTGTGTGTTACTCGTTTGCGAAGTGACATGTTCAAAGTTTGTTGTCTATATTGATTTAATTTACGTATTGCATTGTGTACATTGTGTACTTACTGGTGGACTGAGGGGTTTGTGTACTTGAACACAGCAGGTTGGGTAGCTAGCATACTCCCcaaaaaaatattgttatttcATTACCATTATCCTACTGTTTTTATTACcactgtatcattattatttttcattaacCCAATGACATGAAAAGATGATACGTATAAATGCAGTTGGAGACAAATTACAACATTGAGAATttataatacattaaaatatatatattgggAGACATGGGTCCTGACCTGTATCAAAATGTTGACCTTTGAACTGTGATGCTTACGAAGTCATATGTTTAGTGATGCTACATTTATCCTATTTTCAGATTGTGCCGGAAGACATTGatgtataacattttgaaatgattcagTTTATTATGTGTTTAGACTGAACAAGGGTCTTAGCAGCTTTGAGAATCTGCAAAGACATTcttccatatatatttttgtttgtttgtttgtttgtttgtttgttgttgtttttttgggtAGGGAGGGGCAGGTTTGCCAGCTGTGTACTCTTGCACTAACGTACATTCTAGTTATTGTGTTGTATGCGTTGCAGCACTTCAAGCTTCATGGAAGCACTGCctaaagaaagaataagaagaagaagaagaaaaaaaagagagtaccTAACTGCTTGGTGCTCAAAAGGCTCATTACTCTCACTGTGTATCACTCTCTTTACCCCTCTACCACTCCCCACTGCCTCCCTCCACCAGTGATTGCCTGCACCCCTTGCCCCATGCCTTACCTGGATGCCCTCCTCCCACCCCAGCATGACATCCTccaggagaaagaggaggaggagacggGAGAGGCGGATGACAGCGAACAGAAGCTCCTGGAAGACGCGGAGGAGAAGAAGGACGCTGCCGATGGGGACACCAAGCCCAAGCTGGAGGAGGAAGGGTCGCAGGGCGGGGCGCAGAAGAAGCGGGTCGACCCAGACGCCATCGACAATCCGTTCCTACGGCAACCGAAGCGGCCCCGccacaaaaagaagaagtgaattGTGCAGCGACTATGTAGCTGCTTTAGCGGACAATACGCCAGAATGAACTGGTGAGGGGTACGGTGCTGTGGCGAACTGGAGAACTTTGAGAGAAATGAATGATACGTGACGTGGAATGTGGTGAGAATTGCCCAGGAAGGCACCTGATGTATTGGCTGTGGATGGTCTGTGACGTAAAAGTCCGCATCATCTGCTTGTGATGCTTTAACTGAGCGGTGATAAGAGGATTGAAGACAGGCAAGCTTGGAGGAGACTAATGTACGTTCACTCTGGAGAGGACAGCGTTTGTGTGTAGGCACTGTCTGTCCGTCTGCTGTATGGATGGTAATTGTGTCCAAGGAATACCAACATTTGAAGACTTTGTTTGTATATGAGAGCTTTGAAGCTATGCATGCCTAGAGGTGTAAAGCGGCAGCTTTCAAAGTTGTGTCCTCAGCAACATATGAAGGGATATGCACCTTCTTCCTGGGTCTCGTGATAGAACTTGTTGATGAGTCCATAA encodes:
- the LOC140226568 gene encoding transcription initiation factor TFIID subunit 8-like; this encodes MTTTENSPLAAAQRRGLYVAVAAISLEAGFTAADKDCLETLTEMLQSYITELAQSSRAYSELACRTLPMVTDIAMAISQMGSDVSGLMKYARMKPKIMIPKQDKLRPTSDPSGLQVGQRVKHPSYILDHLPVFPDAHTYIRTPTFKLQDNEYKTVREKAASQRRDVERALTRFIAKTGDTQTLFPGDSNLFPLIACTPCPMPYLDALLPPQHDILQEKEEEETGEADDSEQKLLEDAEEKKDAADGDTKPKLEEEGSQGGAQKKRVDPDAIDNPFLRQPKRPRHKKKK